The Acidobacteriota bacterium nucleotide sequence TCCTGACCGTCATCGACTCCAGCGGGAGCACCTGGAAAAAGATCAACCTCATCAAGGAGGGGGCCGCGGACTTCATCCAGCGGGCGGCACTCTCCCGCCCCCAGGACCGGCTGGCGGTGGTGAACTTCAACGAGGACATCGAGGTGCTCTCACCCTTCGAGTCCTCGTGGCGGGAAAAGCGCGCCCTGGTCCTGGACCGCGTCGACGCCCAGGGGGGGACCGCGCTCTACGACGCCCTCTGGCTCACCGCCCGCGAGATCCTCCAGAAGGCGCACGGGCGCAAGGTGGTCGTGCTGTACACCGACGGCATCGACAACAAGAGCCTGAAGACCTTTGGGGAGGCCCGGCGGGAGGCGGTGGCCTCCGACGCCACCTTCCACGTTCTGACCGTGGACAACCTCCAGCAGGCCCTCAAGGAGGCGGAGCGGAGCTGCTACGCGCTGACGCGCGGCCAGTACTACGCGTTCATCCGGCAGGACGACCCCCGCTCCGAGGCGCCGGCGACCCCGACCTGGACACGGAACATGCGCTCCGACTTCGACGCCCGCAAGGTCCTCGAGTTCACGTACAAGCGGGCCTACGAGGAAATGAAGCGCCTCGCGGCGGACACCGGGGGCACCTTCCACAAGGTGAGCACCTACGAGGAACTGCCCGTGATCTACCGGCGGATCGCCTCCGAGATGCCGTTCTACTACACCCTGACGTTCATGCCGGAAGCCGCCGGCGCCGAGGGCGAGTACCACCAGCTGGAGGTGCGCCTGTCCGACCCCTCCTGGGAGGCCCGATACCGCCGCGGGTACCTGGTCACCGA carries:
- a CDS encoding VWA domain-containing protein; translation: MNKRFVLGCLCVAACLAPGGLRAADPPVVPETETISSRVTAVSVNVVVLDKDGYPVTGLREKDFRIFDNGREQKLTNFLETNQPLTLLTVIDSSGSTWKKINLIKEGAADFIQRAALSRPQDRLAVVNFNEDIEVLSPFESSWREKRALVLDRVDAQGGTALYDALWLTAREILQKAHGRKVVVLYTDGIDNKSLKTFGEARREAVASDATFHVLTVDNLQQALKEAERSCYALTRGQYYAFIRQDDPRSEAPATPTWTRNMRSDFDARKVLEFTYKRAYEEMKRLAADTGGTFHKVSTYEELPVIYRRIASEMPFYYTLTFMPEAAGAEGEYHQLEVRLSDPSWEARYRRGYLVTDRAETKKR